The sequence TGCATATGGAGTTCTTGCACAGACTGGAAGTATTAGAGAGGCAATTAAAATTAGAGATGTGCATTCTAGAATATCATCTATTGGTTGGATGAAATACTTTGGATTTTGGATATTTTCATCACTTACTCTTATTGTTCTTGGAGTTGTTGGTGAGCTTTTATCAAAAATTCCAGTAGTAGGTGTAATTATTGGGGCAACAGTTTTTGAAACTTTTATTGTTATATTTACATATACAGCTATTGGAATGGTATATACAGATAATTGAAAAATATAATTCTCCCCCCTCACCATCTTTTTTTTTATTTTATTCTAATTTTTCTAAATGGACTTGTTTTTTTTTGGGAGATAATTTATAAAACATATATTACATGATTATTTAAAAAAATATTAACTAGAAAGGGATTTATAATTTAAAAATTTAAAGGAGGAAGATTAAAAATCATGAATTTAGTAGGTTTATTTAAAAAATCATTAAAATATCCGGCAGACAACTACAAAGTATGGATAATTGTTGCAATTTTATGTTTTTTATCATCATTGCTTGATATAGTATCTAAAGTTACAACAAATATGATATTATCATCTATTATTGCATTAATGTCATTTATTATAACGCTTATGATTGCAGGTTTTTGTTTGAAAGTTCTTAAAAGTCAAATTAATGGATCTGAAATTAAAGTGGCAACTAAAGATAAATTAATTGGAAATCTTAAAGATGATTTTATCTGTGGTTTAAAAGTTTTAGTTGTTGAAATGGTATACTTCCTTATTTTTGCAGTAGTAGTTGCTATAATTTCATATATTACAGGGGCAGAAGGTAGTGTTATAAGTTTTATATCACAACTTCTCATTACAGCAGATATTAGATTGATTCCAACAAGCTTATTTGATGAATTTTTCACATCAGCAATACTTATAGTGGTAATTAGTTTAATTTTTGCAATTATATTATATGTATTTACTACAATTGCAACAGCAAAACTTGCAGAAACTGGAAAAATATTAGATGCATTTGATATAAAATCTATACTTAGTAGAATTTCATCAATTGGATGGGGAGGATATATTTCATATCTTCTACTACTTTTATGTGTAGGTGTTGTTATTGGTCTTATCTTCATAGTTATGGGTTCAATACCATATGTTGGAAATATTGCAGCAGATACTATTGTTAAATCATTTATGTTGATATTTACTAATGTATCAATTGCTAAAATTTACACATATAATAATGAGTAGATTTTTTTATCTTGATCTTCTCTTTTTTTATTCTTTTTTTTTAATATGGCTATTTTTATTATCTAAACTTATATGAATAACTTATTATAAATTAACTCTAAACACACAAACTATAATGGGGTGAAAAAGTATGGATTTAGTAGATTTATTTAAGGATTCATTAAGATATCCGGCAGAAAATCGTATGGCATGGCTTATGATTATGGTAATTTGTTTTGTTAATTCAATATTTTCTATGGCTTTAGCATCAATTGAAGATAATATTGTTGTAACAGTAATTGTTTCAATCATAGTACTTATTGTATCTTTAGTATGTGCGGGTTTTTCTCTTAAAGTTATAAGAAGTCAAATTGATAATACAGAAGTTACAACAAATGACATGACACAATTACCTGAAAATATTACATCAGATCTAGTAGGTGGAATAAAAGTTGCAGTTGTTGAAATAGTATATTCACTTGTTGCATTTGCAATTACATTTATATTCACATATCTTTCAGGATCATGGGATAAAATTATAAGTTTCATAAGTCAACTTCTTGCTGTTGGAAATGTTGATGTTATCCCAACAAGTCAAATTGTTAGCTTTGCATATTCTATGATATTTGTTGTATTTGTTGGAGTAATTCTTGCAATTATTGTATATTTACTACAAACAACATCTATAGTAAAACTTGCAGAAACTGGAAGTATAATGGATGCTCTTAATATTAAAGATGTATTATCCAGAATTTCAACAGTTGGATGGGGAAGATACATTATATTCATGGTACTTCTTGCAATTATACTATTTGTTGCTGTAATTGTACTTGGTATTGTTTCTATGATTCCATATGTTGGTGGAATTATTGCAGATACAATCGTTGGATCATACATAATTCTTATGATGTATGCATCTATTGGTAAATTATTTGCAAACTAGAATATGAAAAAAAAATTATTTAACCTTCCCTTTTTTTTATTTTTCTTTTTTTTACCCGGGCTTATTTTCATTATTTAAAAAATTATATCAATTAGTTAGGATAAAAACAATATTTTATATGTAAATCTAATTTTTTTTAATGGGAAATTAATATTATAAACAAAAAAATAATTTTATTAGGAGTGTTTGGTGATGATTTTATGCTAAATATAGAGGGTAGTTTAGATTTATTTAAGGATTCATTAAGATATCCAATAGAAAATCCAAAAGTTTGGCTAAGTTTTATTATTCTATTTTTTATAACAACAATTTTTAGTTTAACAGTATTTTCAACTATAGATAATACACCTTTATTTGTAATATTTGGTATCTTATTTATTGTTATGTCTGTTATAACACTTGGTTTTAGTATGAAGATTATAAGAAATCAAATATATGGATCTGATGTAATAGTAGATGATATGGATGAAATTCCATCAAATATTAAGGATGATTTTATTGAAGGAATCGAGGCAGTAGTAGTTGAAGTTATATATCTGGTTATTCCTGCCATGTTTTTATTTATCCTAACATATATTACAGGTTTATTTGACTGGATTGTTAATTTTACAATACAACTTCTTATGAGTAGTGGTATTGATGGTGTAGTATTTAGTCAACTTAGTAGTTTTATTCATACATTAATATCTATAGTATTTTGTGGTGTTGCTGTTGAATCTGTAATGTTTCTAATTTCAACAATTGCTATTGCAAAACATGCAGCAGATGAAAGTATGATGAGTGCATTAAATATCAGGGGTATTCTTTCAAAAATTTCATCAATTGGATGGGATGAATATGTAGTGTATCTAATTTTACTTATACTAACAATATCAGTTCTTAATATTATACTCACTATTGTTTGTATGATTCCATATGTTGGTAAGGTTATTTCATTTACAATGGTAGGATCATATATCTTAATTGTTACTAATGTATCACTTGGGAAAATTTATACACAGTAATAATTCACTTAATCTTCTTTTTTCTTTTTTTTAAGAGCTTTAATTTAGCAGTATTTCAATATTTTATCTTATTTTTTAAAATATCACTTTCATTTATGTTTTTTATTGTATGAATTTTTATTCATATGTTTATTTTATTAACTAAACTATAATAATAACTTATTATAAATTAACTTTATCAAATCTAATTTTAATGAGGTGAAAAGATATGGATTTAGTAGATATGATTAAGGACTCATTAAGATATCCAACAGAAAATTATATGACATGGGCAGTACTTGCTGTAATATGTTTCATAATAAGTATATGTTCACTAGCACAATACTCAGTAAATAACTCTATAGTATCAGCTGTAATGTCAATTATAGTAATACTTGTAACATTTATTGAACTTGGATATTGTCTTAAACTTACAAAAAGTCAAATTAATGGTCCTGAAGTAACAGTAAAGAAAATGGATGAACTTCCAGAAGTAATTAAAAATGAATTTATAGATGGTATAAAATTAACAGTAGTGGCAATAGTATACATGATTGTACCTGCAATTATATTTGCAATTCTTGCATTCCTTACAGGTGCATGGAGTAAAATTAGTGTATTTGTAGGATATTTTACAAATGCAGGAATTAATGCAGTTATGTCAAATCCTGAAGCTGTTGTAAATGCAATTCCTAACGCTGTAATTGTAGACTTTGCATCATCTGCAATGTTCCTTACAATTCTTGGTGTAATTCTTATGATTGTATTTACATTACTTCTTGAAATTGCAACAGCTAAACTTGCAGAAACAGGAAGTATAACAGATGCAATTAACTTCAAAGTTGTAGTTGAAAAAATATCATCAATTGGATGGGGAAGATACATTGTATATGCAATTATAATGGCTATTCTTGGAATTGTTTGTTTTATCATTCAATTAATTGTAAGTATGATTCCAGCAGTTGGTCCTATAGTTTCAGATACAATTGTAGTATCATTCTATATAATGTTTTCATCTATTGCACTTGGTAAACTTTGTGCATACTAAGATTGGAAAACATTTTTTTTCTTTTCTTTTTTTTATTTTTTTTATAAAATTCTAATTTCTTCAAGACTATTCTATTTTTTTTAGATTATTTTTTATTTCAATTTCAGATTCAAAGTATATTTCATATTATTATGTGTAAGTGCATTGTTTATGTAGTAAGTGGATTTAGTATGTGTAAATAATTAATTATATTCATTTAATTCTTTTTTTGTTAATTTACAATTATTTAAATTAGTTTTATCATATATAGCAGTATTATTTCATTAATGTTGCTGTAATAAGAATAATATATTGATAATTAATATATAATACAAAAAAATATACTAGTAATTATATAAAAAAGATTAAATATTTCTTTTTTTAAGTATTAATAAACTTTTAAAAAGAATTTTTCTAATTAAGAGGTGAAAAACTATGAAATTAAATAAAATAATTGCTGTTTTAATGGTACTACTTTTTAGTATGACAATGATGGGAATGGCAACAGCAACACCAGTAACTACAATAGAAGATGGAAGTGATAATCCTTTTATCCTTCATCATACTGATTGTAATTGTAAGTCTATGGATAAAGTAGAAGCACTTAAAGAACATCATCTTTATCATGCAGCAGCAGAAGTGGCATGTGAAAAAGTAAAACATGATAAAAATGCTAAAAGTAGTTATGGTGTACACTGTCCTAGTTGTGGAAGTGATAATGTTGGAATGAGATTTGCTCTTGAAGGACGTTCATGGAAATGTTATTCTTGTGGATATGGATGGGGTAGTCTATAATTTAGATCCTTTTTTAATTAAATCATTATGATTTCTATTTTTTTCTTTTTTTCTCTTTTTTTATATTTTCCTAAAATCGTGGATTTTATTAATTATTAACTTTATAAATTAATTATATAAGCGTAATATAAAGTTGATATTTATGGCAGATTATGAGTATTTATGTGAGGCTGAAACTGATTATAGTTATGGTTGTCCTCCAGATGAAAGAAGTATTGAAGAACATATAGATCGTGGAATTATTAATCTTGATAAACCATCAGGTCCAACATCACATGAAATTGATATATGGGTAAAAGATATAATGCATACATCAAAAACAGGTCATGGTGGAACACTTGATCCTAAAGTTACAGGAGTACTACCTGTTGCATTAAATTCTGCAACAAAAGCATTACAACTACTACTTTTATCACCAAAGGAATATGTATGTCTTATGAGATTACACAAACCAATAGATGATGATGTAATACGTAGTGTTCTTGATGAATTTACAGGTAAAATCTATCAATTACCACCTGTTAAATCAGCAGTAAAACGTGAATTACGTGTAAGAAAGGTGTATGAAATAAAGCTTCTTGAAATACAAGATAACCAGGATGTACTTTTTAGAGTAACATGTGAGGCTGGAACATATATTCGTAAATTATGCCATGATATAGGTGAAGTTATTGGCTGTGGTGCACACATGGCAGAACTTAGACGTACAATGGCTGGTGCATTTAAAGAAGATGAAACACTAACAACACTTCAAGATGTAACAGATGCATATTACTTCTATGAACATGAAGATGATCCATCATATCTATTTGATATAATACAGCCAATGGAAAATGCAACACGTTATGTAAAGAAAATATATGTAAAAGATTCAGCAGTTGATGCAGTATGTCATGGATCTGATCTTGCAAATAGTGGAATTGTAAAACTAGATAGTAAAATTAATAAAAATAATATTGTTGCTGTTATGACACTTAAAGATGAACTACTTGCAATTGGTCAGGCACTATGTTCAACTAGTGAAATTATTACATCAGATACAAAAATTGTAGTAGATATACAAAAAGTATTTATATTACCAAAAACATATCCTATGATGTGGAAGTAATTACATAGTAAAAAATAATAAAATTTATTTTTTTAGTATGAATTATTCTTCAATATGAAAACATTTTTTATTAACTGTAGAACCTTTAATTTAGTTAAGGGCGAGGTCAATATTTAAAAACAACACATTATCCAATATGATTTTTTGGATGATATTTTAATGATTTTATGTAGATTATTAGCTTTGGCTATGTAAAATTATTCAAGGAAAAATGAAACTCAATTAAATTTTTCTAGATAGTAGTTGTTAAATAAGAAATTTAGTATTAATCTTGTAGAAAATTCTATGGCAAATGAAAAATTAGCTATTGAAGCAATGATTAATATTAGAAAATTACAACTGCCGAGATAGTCTAGCTTGGTAAGGCGCAAGACTGGAAATCTTGTGGAGTGATCTCCTCCTGGGTTCAAATCCCAGTCTCGGCGTTTATAATTATTTTTTATAAATAAGAGAAATATTTTTTATTTAATTAATAATTATCTAGAAAAAGATTTCATTTTAAAAAAAATGACTTTTTTTATAAATTATTAAAATTATTTATTATGCATATACTTTTTTTTAATCACAATTTAACTGTAAAAAAATTTCTTACAATAAAAAGTTTATTATTAGCTTTTGAGAATATTTTTTCATCTGAATAAATTGTAAAAAGAATTCTAAACTAGATGGATTAGAAAAAATATAATAAATAAGAGAAATCACCTTCTAGATAAAACAATTAAACACCAAAAAATAATATTTCTTAGTTGAAATAATTATAATGAAAATCAAAGCTTATTTTTTTCTTATAAACTAGAAATTACTTTCAAACACACAAATCTAGTTTAGAATTATTATTGAGTTATTTATTCAGAACTTTTTTAGTAAAATTAATAAAAACAAATAAATTGGAGAATTAGCATGGCTGAAGAATTTAGACATATGGTTCGTATAACTCGTAAAGACGTTGACGGAAACAAAACAATAGCTTCTGCTTTAACAGAAATTAAAGGTATTGGTAAAGCTTTCGCTGTTGCAATATGTAAAGTTGCTGACTTAGATCAAGATGCACAAATCGGATACATCGATGATGAATCAGTACAAAAAATCGAAGAAGTTCTTGAAAACCCTCAAGAATTCGGAATTCCTGAATGGTTCTTAAACAGAAGAAACGACTATACAACAGGTGAAACAAAACACTTAATCGAAGCTGACTTAAACATGACACTTCGTGACGACCTTAACAGAATGAAAATGGTTAGAAGTTACAAAGGTAAAAGACATGAAGTTGGACTTCCAGTACGTGGTCAAAGAACTAAATCAACATTTAGACACGGATCTTCTGTTGGTGTAAGCAGAACAAGACCTGGTCAATAGATAAGGAAATACAAAAATTTTTTAATATAAATTTAAAGGAGATTTGATTATGGGAAATCCTAAAAAACCACGAAAACAGTATGACACTCCATCACATCCATGGAATGCAGAACGTATTAAAGAAGAAAACAGATTAGCAAGTAAATATGGATTAAAAAACAAAAAAGAAATATGGAAAGCTGAATCTAAAGTAAAAAGATACCGAAGAGATGCTCGTATCATCTTAGGTATGGATGCAGATGAAAGAGAAGCACAAGAAACTGAATTAATGAATCATTTAGTAAGACTTGGATTCATTTCACCTAATGCTAAACTCGAAGAAGTATTAGATCTTAACGTAGAAGACGTATTAAGACGTAGATTACAAAGTTTAGTATTCAAAAAAGGTTTAAGTAACACAGCTAAAGAAGCAAGACTATTTGTTGTACACGGTCACATTACACTTAACGGTAAAAAAATTAATGCACCAGGACATTTAGTTGAAAAAGCTGACGAAGATAACATAGGATTCTATCCAGGTTCACCAGTTGCTAAAAACTTCACAAGCACAGAAGAAACAAAAGAAGAAGCTGCAGAAGTAGAAGCAACAGCAGATGAAGAACCAAAGGACGAATAGATCCAAATATAAGGAATAAATTATAAGGGTGATAAAATGGCAGAACAAGAGAAATGGGGTGTAGCTCACGTTTACTCATCTTTTAACAACACTATTATAACTGTTACAGATATTACTGGTGCTGAAACCATAACACAATGGTCTGGTGGAAAAGTTGTAAGATCAGACAGACAAGAATCATCACCATTTGCAGCTATGGAAGCAGCAAACAGAGTAGCAGATGATATTAAAGAAAAAGGAATTGCTGGTCTTCATATTAAAGTACGAGCTTCTGGAGGAAATGGTCCAAGAACACCAGGACCTGGTGCTCAAGCAACAATAAGAGCATTAGCAAGAGCTGGTATAAAAATTGGTAAAATTGAAGATGTAACTCCTATACCTCACGATGGTACTGGTAGACCTGGTGGTAAAAGAGGTAGAAGAGTATAAGTATTTTAAGAAAAGGGTCATAACATGAATATAGAAATTAGATATAAGGATGAAGAAAAAGCTGTATTTGTTGTAGATGGTGTAGATGATACATTTATTAATACAATAAGAAGAATTTGTCTTGTTGAAATTCCAACATTTGCAATAGAAGATGTAAATATTTACAAAAACGATGCAAAAATGTTTGATGAAGTTTTAGCTCACAGATTAGGATTAATTCCATTAGTAACTGATCTTGATTCTCATATCATGCCGAAAGATTGTGACTGTGAATCACACTGTGAAAAATGCAGCGTTTCATTTCTTCTAAAAGAAAAAGGTCCTAAAATAGTATATTCAAAAGATCTTAAATCAGACGACCCAGTTGTAAAACCAGTTTATGATACAATACCAATAGTAAGACTTCGGGAAGGCGAAGAAGTAGAACTTGAAGCTATTGCAGAAATAGGATTAGGTTCAGAACATGCAAAATGGCAGGCAACAACAACTTGTGGATATAAATATTATCCAAGAATTTCAATAGAACAGGATAAATTATCAGATCTTGAAGAATATGTTGAAGAATGTCCAAGAAATGTATTATCAATTGATGGTGATGAACTTGCAATTGGTGATATTGAAAAATGTTCAACATGCCGAACATGTCAAAGATTATCTGAAAAAGATGACAATGCAATAGTAGTTGACTTTGAAGAAAATAAATATATTTTCAACCTTGAAACAGATGGTTCACTAACACCTGTTGAAGTTCTTACAATAGCTTGTGATATACTATCAGAAAAAGCAGATAATATCATAAATTTTGTGAATGAGGAGGAATAGTAAAAATGAAATTAACAAAAACTAACCCAAATACTGTAAATTTAATAAAATCCCTCACCAAACAATCATCTGCAGAAAATGCTCCTATATGGAAAGCTGTTGCTAACGATCTTTCAAGAGCTAATAGAAAAAATAAAGAAGTAAATGTTTACCATATAGCAAAAAACACAGCTGAAGATGATACTATAGTTGTACCAACAAAAGTTTTAGGTGAAGGTAACATAGAACACAGCGTAACTGTAGCAGCATTTAAATTCTCAGCAGAAGCAGAAGAAAAAATAACAGCTGCAGGCGGAAAATGCCTAAAAATCGATGAACTTATGGCTGAAAATCCAAAAGGATCTAACGTTAAAATCATAAAGTAGGTGAATTTGAATGGTTACAATTATAGATGGAGAAGGACTTGTATTAGGAAGACTAGCAAGTACAGTCAGTAAAAGATTACTTAACGGGGAAGAAATTACAATAATCAATGCTGACAAAATTATTATATCTGGAAATAAAGATTTTATCTATGCAAGATACAAACAAAGAGTGGACAGAGCAAGTATCTCAAACCCAAGAGATTTAGGTCCAAAATACCCACGTAGACCAGATGATATATTCAGAAGAACAGTTCGTGGAATGCTTCCATACAGAAAAGCACATGGAAGAACAGCTTACAAAAACTTAAAAGTAAATGTAGGTGTTCCAGTAGAACTCGAAGGACAAGAAACAGTTGAAGTAAAAGAAGCACAACCTAAAAACATAACAAAAAGTATGCAATTAGGTACAGTATCAAAATTATTAGGTGCTAAATTTTAGATAAATTCAGAAGGTAGTGTAAATTATGGCTAAAACAGTACACGCTAGTGGAAAAAGAAAAACCGCTATTGCTAGAGGAACAGTTAAAGAAGGTAGCGGAAGAATAAAAATTAACAGTAAACCAGTTGAATTATATAACCCTGAATTAGCAAGACTTAAAATTTATGAACCTATAGAGCTTGCAGGGGAAGACTTAATAAACTCTGTAGATATCAGCATAAGAGTTGTTGGTGGAGGAGTAATGGGTCAAGCAGAAGCAGCTCGTATGGTTATTGCTAAAGGACTAGTTGAATACACTGGTGACATGAATCTTAAAGACAGATACGTACAGTATGACAGAACAATGTTAGTAGGAGACCCACGTCGTACAGAATCCAAAAAATTCGGTGGACCTGGAGCAAGAGCAAGAAAACAAAAAAGTTACAGGTAATTTTTTATGTTACTCGTAAGATGTTTTACGTGTGGAAAGGTTATTTCAGCAAGTTTTGATGAATTTCAAGAAAGAGTAGCAGATGGTGAAGATCCTGGAGCTGTTCTTGACGATCTTGGAATTACAAAATATTGTTGTAGAAGAATGTTTATCTCACATGTTGATGTATGGTAGATATTTAGATACTAAAATAATAAGGAGCTAATATGGAGTATTTACTTCATTTATTTTGAACTCCTCTCCCCTTTTTTACATGTTAATTTGGGGAATTTAGTTGAGTTGTTGAATAGTATTAGAAAAACTAAATAAGGAGCATTTAATTATAATGCAATCTAGAAGTAATACAAGATTTGATAGAGCTAGATTAATTGGTTCAAGAGGATTACAAATTTCTATGGGAGCATATCCT is a genomic window of Methanosphaera sp. containing:
- a CDS encoding 30S ribosomal protein S9, whose product is MAKTVHASGKRKTAIARGTVKEGSGRIKINSKPVELYNPELARLKIYEPIELAGEDLINSVDISIRVVGGGVMGQAEAARMVIAKGLVEYTGDMNLKDRYVQYDRTMLVGDPRRTESKKFGGPGARARKQKSYR
- a CDS encoding 30S ribosomal protein S4 — its product is MGNPKKPRKQYDTPSHPWNAERIKEENRLASKYGLKNKKEIWKAESKVKRYRRDARIILGMDADEREAQETELMNHLVRLGFISPNAKLEEVLDLNVEDVLRRRLQSLVFKKGLSNTAKEARLFVVHGHITLNGKKINAPGHLVEKADEDNIGFYPGSPVAKNFTSTEETKEEAAEVEATADEEPKDE
- a CDS encoding DUF4013 domain-containing protein, producing the protein MLNIEGSLDLFKDSLRYPIENPKVWLSFIILFFITTIFSLTVFSTIDNTPLFVIFGILFIVMSVITLGFSMKIIRNQIYGSDVIVDDMDEIPSNIKDDFIEGIEAVVVEVIYLVIPAMFLFILTYITGLFDWIVNFTIQLLMSSGIDGVVFSQLSSFIHTLISIVFCGVAVESVMFLISTIAIAKHAADESMMSALNIRGILSKISSIGWDEYVVYLILLILTISVLNIILTIVCMIPYVGKVISFTMVGSYILIVTNVSLGKIYTQ
- a CDS encoding 50S ribosomal protein L13; translation: MVTIIDGEGLVLGRLASTVSKRLLNGEEITIINADKIIISGNKDFIYARYKQRVDRASISNPRDLGPKYPRRPDDIFRRTVRGMLPYRKAHGRTAYKNLKVNVGVPVELEGQETVEVKEAQPKNITKSMQLGTVSKLLGAKF
- a CDS encoding 30S ribosomal protein S13, translating into MAEEFRHMVRITRKDVDGNKTIASALTEIKGIGKAFAVAICKVADLDQDAQIGYIDDESVQKIEEVLENPQEFGIPEWFLNRRNDYTTGETKHLIEADLNMTLRDDLNRMKMVRSYKGKRHEVGLPVRGQRTKSTFRHGSSVGVSRTRPGQ
- a CDS encoding DNA-directed RNA polymerase subunit N produces the protein MLLVRCFTCGKVISASFDEFQERVADGEDPGAVLDDLGITKYCCRRMFISHVDVW
- a CDS encoding 50S ribosomal protein L18e, with the translated sequence MVKMKLTKTNPNTVNLIKSLTKQSSAENAPIWKAVANDLSRANRKNKEVNVYHIAKNTAEDDTIVVPTKVLGEGNIEHSVTVAAFKFSAEAEEKITAAGGKCLKIDELMAENPKGSNVKIIK
- a CDS encoding RNA-guided pseudouridylation complex pseudouridine synthase subunit Cbf5, which produces MADYEYLCEAETDYSYGCPPDERSIEEHIDRGIINLDKPSGPTSHEIDIWVKDIMHTSKTGHGGTLDPKVTGVLPVALNSATKALQLLLLSPKEYVCLMRLHKPIDDDVIRSVLDEFTGKIYQLPPVKSAVKRELRVRKVYEIKLLEIQDNQDVLFRVTCEAGTYIRKLCHDIGEVIGCGAHMAELRRTMAGAFKEDETLTTLQDVTDAYYFYEHEDDPSYLFDIIQPMENATRYVKKIYVKDSAVDAVCHGSDLANSGIVKLDSKINKNNIVAVMTLKDELLAIGQALCSTSEIITSDTKIVVDIQKVFILPKTYPMMWK
- a CDS encoding DUF4013 domain-containing protein; protein product: MDLVDMIKDSLRYPTENYMTWAVLAVICFIISICSLAQYSVNNSIVSAVMSIIVILVTFIELGYCLKLTKSQINGPEVTVKKMDELPEVIKNEFIDGIKLTVVAIVYMIVPAIIFAILAFLTGAWSKISVFVGYFTNAGINAVMSNPEAVVNAIPNAVIVDFASSAMFLTILGVILMIVFTLLLEIATAKLAETGSITDAINFKVVVEKISSIGWGRYIVYAIIMAILGIVCFIIQLIVSMIPAVGPIVSDTIVVSFYIMFSSIALGKLCAY
- a CDS encoding 30S ribosomal protein S11; this translates as MAEQEKWGVAHVYSSFNNTIITVTDITGAETITQWSGGKVVRSDRQESSPFAAMEAANRVADDIKEKGIAGLHIKVRASGGNGPRTPGPGAQATIRALARAGIKIGKIEDVTPIPHDGTGRPGGKRGRRV
- a CDS encoding DNA-directed RNA polymerase subunit D codes for the protein MNIEIRYKDEEKAVFVVDGVDDTFINTIRRICLVEIPTFAIEDVNIYKNDAKMFDEVLAHRLGLIPLVTDLDSHIMPKDCDCESHCEKCSVSFLLKEKGPKIVYSKDLKSDDPVVKPVYDTIPIVRLREGEEVELEAIAEIGLGSEHAKWQATTTCGYKYYPRISIEQDKLSDLEEYVEECPRNVLSIDGDELAIGDIEKCSTCRTCQRLSEKDDNAIVVDFEENKYIFNLETDGSLTPVEVLTIACDILSEKADNIINFVNEEE
- a CDS encoding DUF4013 domain-containing protein; protein product: MNLVGLFKKSLKYPADNYKVWIIVAILCFLSSLLDIVSKVTTNMILSSIIALMSFIITLMIAGFCLKVLKSQINGSEIKVATKDKLIGNLKDDFICGLKVLVVEMVYFLIFAVVVAIISYITGAEGSVISFISQLLITADIRLIPTSLFDEFFTSAILIVVISLIFAIILYVFTTIATAKLAETGKILDAFDIKSILSRISSIGWGGYISYLLLLLCVGVVIGLIFIVMGSIPYVGNIAADTIVKSFMLIFTNVSIAKIYTYNNE
- a CDS encoding DUF4013 domain-containing protein, with amino-acid sequence MDLVDLFKDSLRYPAENRMAWLMIMVICFVNSIFSMALASIEDNIVVTVIVSIIVLIVSLVCAGFSLKVIRSQIDNTEVTTNDMTQLPENITSDLVGGIKVAVVEIVYSLVAFAITFIFTYLSGSWDKIISFISQLLAVGNVDVIPTSQIVSFAYSMIFVVFVGVILAIIVYLLQTTSIVKLAETGSIMDALNIKDVLSRISTVGWGRYIIFMVLLAIILFVAVIVLGIVSMIPYVGGIIADTIVGSYIILMMYASIGKLFAN